From a single Collibacillus ludicampi genomic region:
- a CDS encoding dihydrolipoamide acetyltransferase family protein yields MAAFEFKLPDIGEGIHEGEIVKWLVKPGDVVEEDQPIVEVQNDKAVVDLPSPVKGKVLEIKVAEGQVATVGQVLLTFEAEGVAPEQAEPAIEKGEPPAAPNQETGTVAQVQPPAPTSQPATEDMTGKEILATPSVRKYAREKGVDLARIAGTGPNGRITREDVDKAAADIREARNVSDSKEAESAQVATAEVEKPAADATSMETAEERVPLRGIRRSIAHAMVKSKYTAPHVTIMDEVDVTKLVEVRKRAKPLAEERGIKLTYLPFIVKAVIAGLREFPVLNASLDDEKGEIIFKKNYHIGIATDTENGLIVPVVKDADRKNMWTIAKEIQDLASRGREGSLAVHELKGSTFTITNIGSAGGYLFTPIINYPEVAILGTGRISKKPIITDDEISVADVLALSLSFDHRLIDGATAQQFLNMIKQLLSDPDMLVLGV; encoded by the coding sequence GTGGCCGCCTTTGAGTTTAAACTTCCGGATATCGGTGAAGGAATTCATGAAGGAGAAATTGTAAAATGGCTTGTCAAGCCAGGTGATGTAGTCGAAGAAGATCAACCGATCGTCGAGGTTCAAAATGATAAAGCGGTTGTCGATCTTCCCAGCCCAGTGAAAGGGAAAGTGCTGGAGATTAAAGTGGCCGAAGGGCAGGTAGCCACCGTAGGGCAGGTGCTGCTCACGTTCGAAGCGGAAGGGGTAGCACCGGAACAGGCGGAACCGGCAATCGAGAAGGGGGAACCACCAGCTGCTCCCAATCAAGAGACAGGGACTGTCGCTCAAGTGCAACCACCTGCCCCAACCAGCCAACCGGCGACTGAAGATATGACGGGAAAGGAAATTCTTGCGACACCGAGCGTGCGCAAATACGCTCGTGAAAAAGGAGTCGACCTCGCACGGATTGCGGGAACAGGTCCGAACGGGCGGATCACGCGTGAAGATGTAGACAAAGCGGCAGCTGACATACGGGAGGCTAGGAACGTTTCCGACTCGAAAGAAGCAGAATCAGCACAGGTCGCCACTGCGGAGGTGGAGAAACCCGCCGCAGATGCAACTTCTATGGAGACAGCGGAAGAACGTGTGCCGTTAAGAGGAATCCGCAGGTCGATCGCCCATGCGATGGTGAAGTCGAAATATACAGCACCTCACGTGACGATCATGGATGAAGTTGATGTGACAAAGTTGGTGGAGGTACGAAAAAGGGCCAAACCGCTTGCGGAGGAGAGAGGTATCAAATTGACGTATCTCCCTTTTATCGTCAAAGCGGTCATTGCAGGGTTGCGAGAGTTTCCTGTCCTCAATGCGTCTCTCGACGATGAGAAAGGAGAAATCATCTTTAAGAAAAATTACCATATTGGGATCGCTACCGATACGGAAAACGGGTTGATCGTCCCGGTCGTGAAAGATGCGGATCGCAAAAATATGTGGACGATCGCCAAGGAGATTCAAGATTTGGCTTCCCGGGGAAGAGAAGGGAGCTTGGCGGTTCATGAATTGAAAGGGAGTACGTTTACCATCACGAACATCGGTTCTGCCGGAGGATACCTGTTCACCCCGATCATCAATTACCCGGAGGTAGCGATACTAGGAACGGGTCGGATTTCCAAGAAACCGATCATTACAGATGATGAGATCTCAGTCGCGGACGTACTCGCTCTGTCCCTCAGTTTTGATCATCGCTTGATCGACGGAGCAACCGCTCAACAGTTCCTCAATATGATCAAACAATTGCTGTCCGACCCGGACATGCTCGTTCTGGGGGTGTAG
- a CDS encoding ATP-binding protein, giving the protein MVIKDFIINIFIIIMTIIPTFSYHFHNRKMERVSIALSSAISIVLCMTFPSTVLPGHIYDMRFIPLLIGILYGGYKTGVFLAGILLGYRYYLGDDGFYTTLFSYPWVIVLTIFFSYRFHQFNRFYKQTIVIGLTMLQTSLVIMIRLIRFEDYDRRILSFFLVYMFMNVLAAWLAHYLIEVILENKVMKVEVQHAEKMHVIGELAASIAHEIRNPMTVARGFMQLLSQREKDEQNRKYMNMAIQELDRAESIINDYLSLAKPQLEKTETIYVGQLLHQVTSVISSFALINGVVIRTYSQDHLCIRGNSHKLTQVLINITKNGIEAMPQGGTLQIIASKHEEFIRIDVIDTGVGMSKKELGRLGSPFYSTKEKGTGLGLMVSYQIIESMGGKIYVESEKGKGTCFSVMLPAVVLKNANHKKVV; this is encoded by the coding sequence TTGGTCATTAAAGATTTCATTATTAATATTTTTATCATTATTATGACGATTATTCCGACATTCTCCTATCATTTTCATAATAGGAAAATGGAGCGGGTATCTATCGCGTTATCTTCAGCAATCTCAATTGTCTTATGCATGACATTTCCATCTACCGTGCTCCCGGGACATATATATGATATGCGTTTCATTCCTCTTCTGATAGGAATTTTGTACGGCGGCTACAAAACAGGGGTATTCCTGGCAGGGATTTTATTGGGATATAGGTATTATTTGGGGGATGACGGTTTTTACACGACTCTGTTTTCTTATCCTTGGGTCATCGTACTCACCATTTTCTTCAGTTATCGGTTTCATCAATTCAATCGTTTTTATAAGCAAACCATCGTGATCGGTCTTACCATGCTGCAAACATCCTTGGTCATCATGATCAGACTCATTCGTTTTGAGGATTATGATAGAAGAATTCTGTCATTTTTCCTCGTTTATATGTTTATGAACGTGTTAGCTGCATGGCTGGCACATTACTTAATCGAAGTGATTTTGGAAAACAAAGTAATGAAGGTTGAAGTGCAGCATGCGGAGAAGATGCATGTCATCGGTGAACTAGCCGCTTCGATCGCTCATGAGATTCGCAATCCGATGACAGTTGCCCGCGGATTCATGCAACTGTTGAGTCAACGGGAAAAAGATGAGCAAAATCGGAAATATATGAATATGGCCATTCAGGAACTCGATCGGGCTGAGTCGATTATTAACGATTATTTGTCGTTGGCAAAGCCTCAATTAGAGAAGACGGAAACGATCTATGTCGGTCAATTGCTTCATCAGGTTACGAGTGTTATCTCATCATTCGCGTTAATTAATGGAGTCGTCATCCGTACATACTCACAGGATCATTTATGTATTCGCGGGAATTCACATAAGCTCACGCAGGTATTGATCAATATCACTAAAAACGGAATTGAGGCAATGCCACAAGGCGGTACGTTGCAGATCATCGCTTCGAAACATGAGGAATTTATAAGGATCGATGTGATCGATACGGGAGTGGGCATGAGTAAAAAGGAGCTGGGTCGATTGGGCAGCCCCTTTTATTCGACCAAAGAAAAAGGAACAGGTTTAGGTTTGATGGTCTCTTACCAGATCATCGAATCCATGGGCGGGAAAATATATGTGGAGAGCGAGAAAGGGAAAGGAACCTGTTTTTCCGTGATGCTTCCCGCGGTAGTTCTCAAGAATGCGAATCACAAAAAAGTGGTTTGA
- a CDS encoding isocitrate/isopropylmalate family dehydrogenase — MEKKTVVVMEGDQTGQELLEEALRVLDPSVTGVDIEFKHFDLSLENRRATNNQVVHDAAAAMCQYGYGIKAATITPEAKGDVGSPNAILRKGIDGTVIIRTGRRIPGVNPLPGVHAPISVVRMAVDDAYGAKEWREGEGLDEIAYRTEKITRRTCRGVAEFAFIQARKMKAKVFGGPKYTVSPVYEGMLKEEMDRAAEKNKDVRYDPQLIDATYALLLNTSGEPLVIPALNRDGDCLSDLVLQMFGSIAGSESLLISFDENYNPKVVMAEAPHGTAPALYGKNVANPMAMILAGAALLTYFDTDEAERASRAIYESTLEAIVEGIRTADLGGSTSTTDFTDEVIRRVKTKLEVWSALA, encoded by the coding sequence GTGGAAAAGAAAACGGTAGTTGTTATGGAAGGTGACCAAACCGGACAAGAGCTTTTGGAAGAAGCTTTGCGGGTGCTCGATCCTTCCGTAACGGGTGTTGATATCGAGTTTAAACACTTTGATTTATCTTTGGAAAATCGCCGTGCAACCAATAATCAAGTGGTTCATGACGCGGCAGCCGCTATGTGCCAATATGGTTATGGCATTAAAGCAGCGACGATCACCCCGGAAGCAAAGGGAGATGTCGGCTCCCCCAATGCGATTCTGCGTAAGGGAATCGACGGTACGGTCATTATCCGTACAGGCAGAAGGATTCCGGGTGTAAATCCGTTGCCGGGTGTGCACGCACCGATTTCCGTCGTCCGCATGGCCGTCGATGATGCATACGGTGCCAAAGAATGGCGAGAAGGCGAAGGTCTCGATGAGATCGCTTACCGCACAGAAAAGATTACTCGCCGCACCTGCCGGGGCGTAGCCGAATTTGCATTCATTCAAGCACGCAAAATGAAAGCAAAAGTGTTTGGTGGTCCGAAATACACGGTCTCTCCCGTCTATGAAGGGATGCTGAAAGAAGAAATGGATCGTGCCGCCGAAAAGAACAAAGATGTACGCTATGATCCTCAACTCATCGATGCAACATATGCTCTTCTTTTGAACACATCCGGGGAACCGTTAGTGATTCCCGCATTAAATCGTGATGGGGATTGCCTCTCAGACCTCGTTCTTCAAATGTTTGGATCCATTGCAGGTTCTGAATCTCTTCTCATCTCTTTCGATGAAAATTACAATCCTAAAGTCGTGATGGCGGAAGCACCACACGGAACCGCACCTGCTCTTTACGGCAAAAACGTGGCGAATCCGATGGCGATGATCTTAGCCGGTGCCGCATTGCTCACGTACTTTGATACGGATGAAGCGGAACGGGCGTCCCGTGCGATCTATGAAAGTACGTTGGAGGCCATCGTTGAAGGCATTCGTACAGCCGATTTAGGTGGTTCCACGAGCACCACCGACTTCACCGACGAAGTCATCCGCCGGGTGAAAACCAAACTGGAAGTCTGGTCCGCACTCGCATAA
- a CDS encoding type II toxin-antitoxin system PemK/MazF family toxin, whose protein sequence is MLVPFPFDDLSSVKVRPAVCLTEPIGPHQHVILAFITSRIPDDLQTSDIVLEQGTSVFEPTGLKVTSTIRLHRLMTVTTSYLKRELGELANSTVKEISDRLQQLFVLAN, encoded by the coding sequence GTGCTTGTACCCTTTCCGTTCGACGATCTGTCTTCTGTAAAGGTCCGTCCAGCAGTCTGTTTGACTGAACCGATTGGCCCACACCAGCATGTAATTTTGGCTTTTATCACAAGCAGAATTCCCGATGATTTGCAGACCAGTGATATTGTTTTGGAACAAGGAACATCAGTTTTTGAACCAACCGGATTAAAAGTAACTTCGACGATAAGACTTCATCGATTGATGACAGTTACCACGTCGTATTTGAAAAGAGAATTAGGAGAATTAGCAAATTCTACAGTAAAGGAAATTTCAGATCGGTTACAACAGTTATTTGTGCTTGCGAACTAG
- the lpdA gene encoding dihydrolipoyl dehydrogenase, with translation MVVGEFSQDVDVMVIGAGPGGYVAAIHAAMLGKQVTLIEKGELGGVCLNRGCIPSKALIAAAHRHEMIKHSEDIGFSVQGVHINWDKIQTWKQSVVDKLTSGVGSLLKSRKVQILEGEALFVSPNEIRVFKGYEVQRYRFNHCIIATGSRPVELKAFPFGGRILSSTEALSLQEIPKSLVIIGGGYIGVELGQMFAKFGAKVTVLEGAERILLGFDAEMTRWVERRLKKSGIDVYTNAKAKEAIQQDDQVTVTFETGNETKQVTADYLLVTAGRVPNTENLGLDVAGVKVNDRGLIEVDNQCKTNVPGIYAIGDIVPGPALAHKASYEGKIAAEVIAGHPSIVDYKAIPAVVFSDPGMASVGLDENLAKEKGYEVISGKFPYAANGRALSLHDSEGFVKIVAEKERGIVLGAQIVGPEASNLIAELGLAVEMGATLEDLALTIHAHPTLGEMVMEAAEAALGRATHIVSK, from the coding sequence TTGGTTGTGGGTGAATTTTCACAAGATGTGGATGTCATGGTGATCGGTGCGGGGCCGGGAGGTTATGTAGCGGCCATACACGCTGCCATGTTGGGAAAACAGGTGACACTTATAGAAAAAGGCGAGCTTGGCGGTGTTTGTCTGAATCGTGGGTGTATTCCTTCAAAGGCTCTTATCGCGGCGGCCCATCGCCATGAAATGATCAAACATAGTGAAGATATCGGCTTCTCTGTACAAGGGGTGCACATCAATTGGGACAAGATACAGACTTGGAAACAGAGTGTGGTCGATAAACTGACGAGCGGTGTGGGATCACTGCTTAAATCCCGTAAGGTACAGATCCTTGAGGGGGAGGCGCTGTTCGTCAGTCCAAATGAGATACGCGTTTTCAAAGGATATGAAGTACAGCGTTACCGATTTAATCACTGTATTATCGCTACAGGTTCAAGGCCAGTCGAGCTTAAAGCGTTTCCTTTTGGCGGACGTATCCTCTCATCGACGGAAGCGTTATCTCTGCAAGAGATCCCCAAGAGCCTTGTCATAATTGGAGGCGGTTACATCGGAGTCGAACTGGGACAGATGTTTGCCAAGTTTGGCGCAAAGGTGACCGTCTTGGAAGGAGCGGAAAGGATCCTGCTTGGATTTGACGCGGAGATGACTCGGTGGGTGGAACGCAGACTGAAAAAATCAGGTATTGATGTCTATACGAATGCGAAAGCGAAAGAAGCCATTCAACAGGATGATCAAGTAACGGTTACTTTCGAGACAGGCAATGAAACGAAGCAAGTCACGGCAGACTACTTGTTGGTAACCGCAGGGCGGGTTCCGAATACAGAGAACCTCGGACTTGATGTGGCCGGTGTGAAAGTAAATGATCGCGGGTTGATTGAAGTGGACAATCAGTGCAAAACCAACGTCCCGGGAATTTATGCGATCGGGGACATTGTTCCGGGACCCGCTCTGGCTCACAAAGCTTCTTATGAAGGAAAGATTGCCGCGGAAGTGATTGCTGGCCATCCCAGTATTGTAGATTACAAAGCGATTCCTGCCGTCGTCTTCTCTGATCCTGGGATGGCTTCCGTAGGCCTTGATGAGAATCTAGCCAAAGAAAAAGGGTATGAAGTGATTTCAGGCAAGTTTCCTTATGCGGCAAACGGAAGAGCATTATCTCTGCATGACAGCGAGGGATTTGTGAAAATTGTCGCAGAGAAAGAGCGCGGCATTGTGCTTGGGGCCCAAATTGTAGGCCCGGAAGCTTCCAATCTGATCGCGGAACTCGGTCTGGCCGTCGAGATGGGAGCGACCCTAGAAGATTTGGCACTTACGATTCACGCACATCCCACATTGGGAGAAATGGTCATGGAGGCAGCGGAAGCGGCGCTGGGGCGCGCGACTCATATCGTCAGTAAGTAA
- a CDS encoding amidase domain-containing protein, with the protein MEERWRTLVKAFFAARNRAWITGDVEELLSFSLDGHVRQRIIKDIQLLGRAAEQRGCTYRGSKTRLEILRAHCKDHECTLDLREHKLWFYQQAGEIESTARSQNIRLHLINEDIWKIHDVQIEFENKQTTGSLIATDGPSLLYETNEYRGTYDRLRAFKYAELWWNGFNPGYLKFQVDCTNYVSQVIAAGGFPMEFHARRDRGWWYRHKGGTHDTWSFSWAVANALRLYLEHSRRTQRVEHPSQLKIGDVICYDWDGDGRWQHNTVVVDFDNQGMPLVNAHTVASHRRYWDYQDSYAYTERTQYRFYHILDTF; encoded by the coding sequence TTGGAAGAAAGGTGGAGAACGCTCGTCAAAGCTTTTTTTGCCGCGAGAAATCGCGCGTGGATCACCGGAGACGTAGAAGAATTACTCTCATTTTCTCTCGACGGGCATGTCCGGCAAAGAATCATAAAAGATATACAACTATTGGGGCGTGCAGCGGAACAAAGAGGGTGTACGTATCGGGGAAGCAAAACCCGCCTGGAAATTCTGCGAGCACACTGTAAAGATCATGAATGTACACTCGATCTTCGCGAACATAAATTATGGTTCTATCAACAGGCAGGAGAAATCGAATCGACCGCACGGTCGCAGAACATCCGTCTGCACTTAATAAATGAGGACATTTGGAAAATCCATGACGTACAGATTGAGTTTGAAAACAAACAAACGACGGGTTCCTTGATTGCTACAGACGGGCCATCTCTGCTTTATGAAACGAATGAATACCGGGGGACGTATGACCGTCTTCGAGCATTCAAGTACGCGGAACTCTGGTGGAACGGTTTCAACCCGGGCTATCTCAAATTTCAAGTGGATTGTACAAACTATGTCTCACAAGTGATAGCGGCAGGCGGTTTCCCGATGGAGTTCCATGCGCGCAGGGATCGGGGATGGTGGTACAGACATAAGGGAGGAACTCATGATACATGGAGTTTCAGCTGGGCGGTTGCCAACGCTTTGCGCTTGTACTTGGAACATTCGCGCCGAACGCAGAGGGTCGAACACCCTTCCCAGCTCAAAATCGGGGATGTGATCTGTTACGATTGGGATGGTGACGGACGCTGGCAACATAATACGGTCGTCGTTGATTTTGATAACCAGGGGATGCCGCTCGTCAACGCGCATACGGTCGCCAGCCACCGCAGGTATTGGGACTACCAGGACAGTTACGCGTATACGGAGAGAACGCAATACCGTTTTTATCACATTCTCGATACGTTTTAA
- a CDS encoding Hsp20/alpha crystallin family protein gives MKRDQMPDNWEPYPSKFSEINKPQSVLREMFNEVEKWFHPNHLEKVFEEFNNQVKVEETDDAYHISVFLKNVEQPNDIDAQFVDGHLRLRRTVQKEAKTNNDQGAMWQSYYEHFERVIPIEKPVRWQNREVRVQKRVWTIRLPKR, from the coding sequence ATGAAACGTGATCAAATGCCTGACAATTGGGAACCGTACCCGAGTAAATTTTCTGAAATCAATAAACCACAAAGCGTTTTAAGAGAGATGTTCAACGAAGTAGAGAAGTGGTTTCATCCCAATCATTTGGAAAAAGTGTTTGAAGAGTTTAACAACCAGGTAAAAGTTGAAGAGACGGACGACGCATATCATATTTCCGTGTTCCTCAAGAATGTAGAACAACCGAACGATATCGATGCGCAATTTGTTGATGGCCACTTGCGCTTGCGACGCACCGTACAAAAAGAAGCCAAAACCAACAATGATCAAGGTGCGATGTGGCAGAGTTATTATGAACATTTTGAAAGGGTCATCCCCATAGAAAAACCCGTTCGATGGCAAAACCGTGAAGTGCGCGTGCAAAAAAGGGTATGGACGATCCGCTTGCCGAAACGATAA
- a CDS encoding GNAT family N-acetyltransferase, whose product MVNLNILSAESKEQLEHIRKLFLEYASSLVFDLSFQDFERELADLPGQYSPPNGRLLLAVVSEKLAGCVALRKITEHDCEMKRLYVRPEYRGQDIGKQLVFAIIEEARKIGYSRMLLDTVPSMKSAIKLYRSLGFKSIEPYRYNPIEGAMYLALDL is encoded by the coding sequence ATGGTGAATCTGAATATTCTTTCTGCGGAGTCTAAAGAGCAACTTGAGCATATACGGAAGCTATTCTTAGAATATGCGTCTTCTTTGGTATTTGATCTTAGTTTCCAAGACTTTGAAAGGGAGCTCGCTGATCTTCCAGGACAATATTCCCCACCAAACGGTCGCCTTCTTCTAGCAGTTGTGAGTGAAAAGCTAGCGGGCTGTGTTGCTCTTAGAAAAATCACAGAACATGACTGTGAGATGAAAAGGTTGTACGTTCGCCCAGAATATCGAGGGCAGGATATCGGTAAACAATTGGTATTCGCCATTATTGAAGAAGCAAGAAAAATTGGTTATTCACGGATGCTATTGGATACAGTACCTTCAATGAAGAGTGCTATTAAACTTTATCGATCTTTGGGATTCAAAAGTATCGAGCCATATCGTTACAACCCAATAGAAGGTGCGATGTATTTAGCATTGGATCTATAA
- the pdhA gene encoding pyruvate dehydrogenase (acetyl-transferring) E1 component subunit alpha → MTTLAWNQHIHLQKSEPLQILSPDGSLANATRTPKISEESMRELMKRMVFTRVWDQRAISLNRQGRLGFYAPVAGQEATMVGSQYALNKEDFIVPSYRDIPQIVWHGLPMYQAFLYSRGHQHGGKIPEDVNVLMPQIIIGAQIVQCTGVALAFKLKRQKRVAITYIGDGGTSQGDFYEGINFAGAYQVPAIFVIQNNRYAISVPVEKQTAAETLAQKALAAGIPGIQVDGMDVFAVYTAVKEAAERARDGEGPYVIEALTYRYGPHTMSGDDPTRYRTTEEGGEWEKKDPLIRLRKYLQAQNLWSDDDENQVIEEAKKAISDAMKQADETPKMTVASLIESVYETMPPDLAEQIEIFK, encoded by the coding sequence ATGACCACTCTTGCATGGAACCAACACATTCACTTGCAAAAATCGGAGCCGTTACAGATTCTCTCGCCTGACGGATCTCTGGCGAATGCAACACGCACGCCAAAAATCAGTGAAGAAAGCATGCGAGAATTAATGAAACGAATGGTCTTCACACGCGTTTGGGATCAAAGGGCCATCAGTTTAAACAGGCAAGGGAGACTCGGATTTTACGCACCCGTTGCCGGACAAGAAGCGACGATGGTCGGCAGCCAGTATGCATTGAATAAAGAAGATTTTATTGTTCCATCCTATCGCGACATCCCACAGATCGTCTGGCACGGTCTTCCCATGTATCAAGCGTTTCTATATTCGCGTGGCCATCAACACGGGGGAAAGATACCTGAAGATGTAAATGTTTTGATGCCACAGATTATCATCGGTGCCCAAATCGTGCAATGTACCGGTGTAGCACTCGCTTTTAAACTGAAGAGACAGAAGCGGGTCGCCATTACATATATCGGTGATGGCGGGACGTCACAGGGGGATTTTTACGAAGGGATCAATTTTGCCGGTGCTTATCAAGTACCCGCCATTTTTGTGATTCAAAATAACCGTTATGCCATTTCCGTACCTGTCGAAAAGCAAACGGCAGCCGAAACGCTCGCACAAAAAGCGCTCGCTGCCGGCATTCCGGGAATTCAGGTGGACGGTATGGACGTGTTTGCCGTCTACACCGCAGTGAAAGAAGCGGCGGAACGAGCGCGGGATGGTGAAGGGCCCTATGTGATCGAGGCGCTCACATATCGTTACGGCCCCCATACCATGTCGGGGGATGACCCCACGCGATACCGCACGACAGAAGAGGGGGGCGAATGGGAGAAAAAAGACCCCTTGATCCGCTTGCGCAAGTATTTGCAGGCACAAAACTTATGGTCAGACGATGATGAAAATCAGGTGATTGAGGAAGCGAAAAAAGCGATCTCTGATGCGATGAAACAAGCGGATGAAACTCCAAAAATGACGGTGGCAAGTTTGATAGAGAGCGTGTATGAGACGATGCCGCCCGATCTAGCGGAACAAATAGAGATATTTAAGTGA
- a CDS encoding IclR family transcriptional regulator, whose amino-acid sequence MTDKEKGTVRAVERALDILLCFAGTETELGLSDIAKKVNLHKSTVHRLLSSLENKGFIRRHPHTDKYRLGWSVLELVSNVYQSDDLSSIVVPEMTRLRDLLGETISLYIRAGNERIRIQAVESNQPVRRVANIGRRLPLYVGASGKILLAWDDRESVLQLFDDPSWPRDLDREEFLVSLDKARANGYAVSIEEREPGAAAVAVPIFDRDGTLIASLSVSGPVGRFTNEAVKRFAEAAKRSADMIMKMLKR is encoded by the coding sequence GTGACGGATAAGGAAAAAGGAACGGTTCGGGCTGTTGAACGGGCATTGGATATCCTTCTTTGTTTTGCGGGAACCGAGACGGAACTCGGTTTGAGTGATATCGCCAAGAAAGTCAATTTACATAAAAGCACCGTTCATCGCCTGCTCTCTTCTCTGGAGAATAAAGGATTTATTCGACGCCACCCTCACACTGACAAATATCGCCTCGGTTGGAGTGTACTTGAGTTAGTCAGCAATGTCTATCAATCGGATGATCTTTCATCGATCGTCGTTCCAGAAATGACACGCTTGCGTGATTTGCTCGGTGAAACAATTTCTTTATATATTCGTGCAGGCAATGAGAGGATTCGCATACAAGCGGTCGAGAGCAATCAGCCGGTTCGTCGGGTAGCCAATATTGGCAGACGCCTGCCATTGTATGTAGGTGCATCAGGGAAAATTCTCTTAGCTTGGGATGACAGGGAATCTGTCTTGCAACTGTTCGACGACCCATCATGGCCGCGTGACCTGGATCGTGAAGAATTCCTGGTTTCCCTTGACAAAGCACGTGCAAACGGGTATGCCGTCTCTATCGAAGAAAGGGAACCAGGTGCCGCCGCTGTAGCCGTACCGATCTTTGACCGCGATGGTACACTCATTGCTTCTTTATCCGTTTCTGGCCCTGTAGGGCGTTTCACAAATGAGGCGGTGAAGCGTTTTGCCGAAGCGGCCAAACGTTCGGCAGACATGATCATGAAGATGCTCAAGAGATAA
- a CDS encoding alpha-ketoacid dehydrogenase subunit beta → MAQMTMIQAITDAMRCEMARDQTVLVFGEDVGKNGGVFRATDGLQKEFGEDRVFDTPLAESGIAGLAVGLSIQGFRPVAEIQFFGFVFEAMDEICVQAARMRFRSGGRYHCPIVFRSPFGGGVKTPELHADSLEGHLIQTPGLKVIVPSNPYDAKGLLISAIRDNDPVYFLEHMKLYRSFRGEVPEGDYTVPIGKANVVKEGKDVTIVAYGAMVHTSLKAAEELEKNGVTAEVIDLRTIHPLDMDTIIQSIKKTNRALVVQEAPKSSGVAAEVIARITEKAILHLEAPVLRVTAPDTPYPFASIEDEWLPNPARVITAVKQLLAF, encoded by the coding sequence ATGGCTCAGATGACGATGATTCAGGCAATTACCGACGCGATGCGGTGCGAGATGGCGCGCGATCAGACTGTACTCGTGTTCGGTGAAGATGTCGGTAAAAACGGCGGTGTGTTTCGGGCAACGGACGGCTTGCAAAAAGAGTTTGGCGAAGATCGCGTTTTTGACACGCCTTTAGCCGAGTCGGGGATCGCTGGGCTAGCGGTGGGCTTGAGTATACAAGGGTTTCGCCCCGTAGCGGAAATCCAATTTTTCGGTTTTGTGTTCGAAGCGATGGACGAAATTTGTGTACAGGCTGCGCGTATGAGATTCCGTTCGGGAGGACGCTATCACTGCCCGATCGTTTTTCGTTCCCCCTTTGGCGGGGGGGTGAAGACACCGGAACTTCATGCGGATAGTCTGGAAGGACACTTGATACAAACGCCGGGGCTGAAAGTCATCGTCCCTTCCAATCCTTATGACGCTAAAGGGCTCTTGATTTCGGCGATTCGGGACAATGATCCCGTTTATTTTCTCGAACATATGAAGTTGTACCGTTCCTTTCGAGGGGAAGTCCCAGAAGGAGATTATACGGTTCCCATCGGCAAAGCGAATGTCGTAAAGGAAGGAAAAGACGTGACGATTGTCGCGTACGGCGCTATGGTGCATACCTCTCTCAAAGCTGCCGAAGAATTGGAGAAAAACGGGGTTACGGCGGAAGTGATCGATTTGCGTACCATCCACCCATTGGATATGGATACGATCATTCAATCTATAAAAAAGACCAACCGTGCACTTGTAGTTCAGGAAGCACCAAAATCATCCGGGGTGGCAGCGGAAGTGATCGCCCGGATCACAGAAAAAGCGATCCTCCATCTCGAAGCTCCCGTTTTGCGCGTAACGGCTCCGGATACGCCCTATCCTTTTGCCTCGATCGAAGACGAATGGCTTCCTAACCCCGCTCGGGTTATCACCGCCGTTAAACAACTTCTAGCTTTCTAA